A window of the Scleropages formosus chromosome 5, fSclFor1.1, whole genome shotgun sequence genome harbors these coding sequences:
- the cd8a gene encoding T-cell surface glycoprotein CD8 alpha chain: MSEFFFQIFILILFHLHCAHQQLTLYDEGQAVSISCTVKGSGSTVFWFRVLRNGMDFIGSFNADGTPKVQYDTSIFDYIKSNKLTVKSFRKKRDGGTYSCVSINANKLIFGEPTVIEGHPDPIPTVKATPKTTLSTTTRQVCSCPTLSKAIPSVGCQVLVWAPMAAACGLLFLILILTICHCNRIRTRRCPHHYRRKPKNNTPARQAMADRYT, from the exons atgtcagaatttttttttcagatatttattttaattttattccacCTTCACT GTGCTCATCAACAGCTCACACTGTATGACGAAGGACAGGCTGTGTCTATCAGCTGTACTGTGAAGGGCAGTGGCAGCACAGTTTTTTGGTTCCGTGTCCTCAGAAATGGCATGGACTTCATAGGATCTTTTAATGCTGATGGGACCCCTAAAGTCCAATACGATACTTCAATATTTGATTATAttaaaagtaacaaattaacagTGAAAAGCTTTCGGAAGAAGCGGGACGGTGGAACTTACAGCTGTGTTTCAATCAATGCTAATAAGCTGATTTTTGGGGAACCAACAGTCATTGAAGGACATCCTG ACCCAATACCAACGGTAAAGGCAACACCAAAAACCACTCTTAGCACGACAACTCGCCAGGTTTGTTCATGCCCAACTCTTTCAA AGGCCATTCCCAGTGTTGGCTGCCAGGTGTTAGTTTGGGCTCCAATGGCTGCTGCATGtggcctcctcttcctcatcctcatcctcactaTCTGCCATTGCAACC gAATCAGAACAAGACGATGCCCCCACCATTACAGAAGAAA GCCTAAGAATAATACCCCAGCTCGGCAAGCCATGGCCGACCGATACACCTAA